From one Butyricimonas faecihominis genomic stretch:
- the mutA gene encoding methylmalonyl-CoA mutase small subunit: protein MAENVNEKLFSEFAPNTTQEWKDKVIADLKGADFDKKLVWRTNEGFNVQPMYRLEDMKDLKNLECFPGEYPFVRGNKKNNNEWLVRQDIVVEDVAEANKKALDVLNKGVDSLGFVLTNCKNFTKADMAALLKDICLECIEINFVVCCNKVAILNMFKEYVAEKGFNPEKIQGGINIDPISKLVLEGKFCDPNPFSVVKATTESTSELKNFKTIEVGGYVFNNSGASIVQELGFSLAAGVEYLDKLTDAGMDVKDIAPRMRFHFATGSKYFMEIAKLRAARYLWAHIVKAYNPCCDCVCKMNIHAETSEWNKTVYDPNVNMLRTQTETMSATIGGVDSFTVHPYDYIYECHPSELGERVARNQQLLLKEESHFDKIVDPAGGSYYIEELTQFIAEAAWKLFLEVQEQGGMVKALESGFVQAAVKATAQKRDQDIANRKENFLGTNQFPNFNEKMDKELCACILEPEDKTAPDAVVETLKPYRGTQAFEAMRIRTDLFAKEQGRRPVVYMFPMGNLAMRKARAQFACNFFACAGFQVMDNNGFKTVEEGAKACMDNKADIVVICSSDDEYATIAPEVYAAMQDKAIIVVAGNPECRPQLEEIGIKNYVHVKCNVLEDLKAYQQKLGIK from the coding sequence ATGGCAGAGAATGTAAACGAAAAGCTTTTCAGTGAATTTGCTCCCAACACCACCCAAGAGTGGAAGGACAAAGTCATTGCAGACCTAAAAGGGGCTGACTTCGATAAAAAGCTGGTTTGGAGAACAAACGAGGGTTTCAACGTACAACCGATGTACCGGTTGGAGGACATGAAAGACCTCAAGAACTTAGAATGCTTCCCGGGAGAATATCCTTTCGTGAGAGGTAACAAGAAAAACAACAACGAATGGCTCGTTCGTCAGGACATCGTGGTAGAGGATGTAGCTGAGGCGAACAAGAAAGCGTTGGATGTTCTGAACAAGGGTGTTGACTCACTCGGATTCGTGCTTACAAATTGCAAGAACTTCACGAAAGCCGATATGGCTGCCTTGTTGAAAGATATTTGCTTGGAATGTATCGAGATTAACTTCGTTGTATGCTGCAACAAAGTTGCTATCTTGAATATGTTCAAAGAGTACGTTGCAGAGAAAGGTTTCAACCCTGAAAAAATACAGGGAGGTATCAATATCGATCCGATCAGCAAACTCGTTTTAGAAGGAAAATTCTGTGACCCGAACCCGTTCAGCGTGGTAAAGGCTACCACGGAAAGCACTTCCGAACTGAAAAACTTCAAAACCATTGAGGTAGGTGGATATGTCTTCAATAACTCGGGAGCATCCATCGTTCAGGAATTAGGATTCAGCTTGGCTGCCGGAGTAGAATACCTTGACAAATTAACCGATGCAGGAATGGACGTGAAGGACATCGCTCCTCGTATGCGTTTCCACTTTGCTACCGGTTCCAAATATTTCATGGAAATTGCTAAATTAAGAGCAGCTCGTTATTTGTGGGCTCACATCGTGAAAGCTTACAATCCTTGCTGTGACTGCGTTTGCAAGATGAATATCCATGCTGAAACATCAGAATGGAACAAGACGGTATACGATCCGAACGTGAACATGCTCCGTACTCAAACGGAAACCATGTCCGCAACAATCGGTGGTGTTGACTCGTTCACGGTTCACCCGTACGACTATATCTACGAGTGCCATCCTTCAGAACTGGGAGAACGCGTAGCTCGTAACCAACAATTGTTATTGAAAGAAGAATCACACTTCGACAAAATCGTTGACCCTGCCGGAGGTTCATATTATATCGAGGAATTAACCCAATTCATCGCCGAGGCTGCTTGGAAACTCTTCTTGGAAGTACAAGAACAAGGCGGTATGGTGAAAGCTCTTGAATCAGGATTCGTACAGGCTGCCGTGAAAGCTACAGCACAGAAGAGAGATCAGGACATCGCTAACCGGAAAGAAAACTTCTTGGGTACGAACCAATTCCCGAACTTCAACGAGAAAATGGATAAAGAGCTTTGTGCTTGCATCCTAGAGCCGGAAGACAAAACCGCTCCCGACGCTGTTGTTGAAACGTTGAAACCTTACCGTGGAACTCAAGCTTTCGAAGCTATGCGTATCAGAACTGACTTGTTTGCAAAAGAACAAGGTCGTCGCCCGGTAGTTTACATGTTCCCGATGGGTAATTTGGCTATGCGTAAAGCAAGAGCTCAATTCGCTTGTAACTTCTTCGCTTGTGCAGGATTCCAAGTAATGGATAACAACGGATTCAAGACTGTTGAAGAAGGTGCTAAAGCATGCATGGACAACAAGGCTGATATCGTGGTAATCTGTAGCTCGGATGACGAGTACGCTACTATCGCACCGGAAGTATATGCAGCAATGCAGGACAAAGCAATCATCGTTGTTGCCGGTAACCCGGAATGCAGACCCCAACTAGAAGAAATTGGCATCAAGAACTATGTTCACGTGAAATGTAACGTGCTGGAAGACTTGAAAGCATACCAACAAAAATTGGGAATTAAGTAA
- a CDS encoding MalY/PatB family protein produces the protein MYNFDQIIDRRNTSCVKYDNLVNVFGSTDILPMWVADMDFQVAPEILDAARECCEKGVFGYTFRSDKAKQAFADWVARRHGWQVDTRWLLSSPGIVTALALGVRVYTEEHDKVMIFTPVYPPFYAVVKDNNRELVCSTLNVENGHYQINWEDVEKKLKNGVKLLIISNSHNPVGRVWTKEELTRIGALCLQYGVTILSDEIHSDLALFGHKHVVMASLSPEIAAITVTMMAPSKTFNIAGMMNSVVVISNPELRRPFEKELLCLHLDLGNIFGHVTLEAAYKHGDAWLDEMVRYLEKNILFTDQFLREELPSIKMILPEGSFLLWLDFRATGLSHEKIQEKLLHEAKLGLNSGTDFGPEGEGFFRMNIGCPLETVKEGLERLKKAFK, from the coding sequence ATGTACAATTTTGATCAGATAATAGACCGTCGGAACACCAGTTGCGTGAAGTACGACAATCTTGTAAATGTGTTTGGTAGCACGGATATTCTGCCCATGTGGGTAGCAGATATGGATTTTCAGGTTGCCCCCGAAATTCTCGATGCCGCTCGTGAATGTTGTGAAAAAGGAGTTTTCGGGTACACGTTCCGAAGTGATAAAGCCAAACAAGCATTCGCTGACTGGGTGGCACGTCGCCACGGTTGGCAAGTAGATACCCGCTGGCTGTTAAGTAGTCCCGGTATCGTCACGGCCCTAGCATTAGGGGTTCGAGTTTACACGGAAGAACATGATAAGGTCATGATTTTTACTCCTGTCTATCCTCCATTCTATGCCGTGGTGAAAGATAACAACCGGGAACTCGTATGCAGTACCTTGAATGTAGAAAACGGACATTACCAGATTAACTGGGAAGATGTTGAAAAGAAACTGAAAAACGGAGTAAAATTACTGATAATAAGCAATTCTCACAACCCAGTGGGAAGAGTATGGACCAAGGAAGAACTTACTCGAATCGGAGCGTTATGCCTGCAATACGGGGTCACAATCCTCTCTGACGAAATCCATTCCGACCTTGCCCTCTTCGGACACAAGCACGTGGTAATGGCCTCCCTGTCACCGGAGATTGCCGCGATCACCGTGACCATGATGGCTCCGAGTAAAACATTCAATATCGCCGGGATGATGAATTCCGTTGTCGTGATCTCGAACCCGGAATTACGTCGCCCCTTCGAGAAAGAACTTTTATGTCTGCACTTGGATTTGGGTAATATCTTCGGACACGTCACTCTAGAGGCTGCCTACAAGCACGGGGACGCCTGGTTGGACGAAATGGTTCGTTACCTCGAAAAGAACATCCTGTTTACCGATCAATTTCTCCGGGAAGAGTTACCCTCAATAAAAATGATACTCCCGGAAGGCTCTTTTTTACTCTGGCTTGATTTCCGGGCGACAGGGTTATCCCACGAGAAAATTCAGGAAAAACTACTCCACGAGGCGAAACTCGGCTTAAATAGCGGCACGGATTTCGGCCCCGAGGGAGAAGGCTTTTTCCGCATGAACATCGGTTGCCCGCTCGAAACGGTAAAAGAAGGACTGGAACGCTTGAAAAAAGCATTCAAGTAA
- the scpA gene encoding methylmalonyl-CoA mutase produces MKPNFKDINIKSTEKATTAAAEWEKANHIEKNWLTPELIPVKPVYTAEDLKGMEHLDYVAGIPPYLRGPYSMMYPMRPWTIRQYAGFSTAEESNAFYRRNLAAGQKGLSVAFDLATHRGYDSDHPRVIGDVGKAGVAVDSIMDMKILFDQIPLDKMSVSMTMNGAVLPILAFYIVAGLEQGATLDQLQGTIQNDILKEFMVRNTYIYPPKFSMKIIADIFEYTSKNMPKFNSISISGYHMQEAGATADIELAYTLADGLEYLRAGVNAGMDIDAFAPRLSFFWAIGMNHFMEIAKMRAGRLLWAKIVKQFNPKNPKSLALRTHSQTSGWSLTEQDPFNNVGRTCIEAMGAALGHTQSLHTNALDEAIALPTDFSARIARNTQIYIQDETTVCKSIDPWGGSYYVESLTQELVEKAWAHIQEIEKLGGMAKAIESGIPKLRIEEAAARTQARIDSGEQTIVGTNKYRLEKEDPIDILEVDNTAVREAQIRRLHELKANRNQAEVDAALDAITRCAETGEGNLLELAVDAAKKRASLGEISYACEKVAGRYKAVIRTVSGVYSSIAKEDEDFQKAKKLADQFAEMTGRRPRIMIAKMGQDGHDRGAKVVATGYADLGFDVDMGPLFQTPEETAKQAVENDVHVVGVSSLAAGHKTLVPAVIAELKKLGREDILVYVGGVIPHQDYQFLFDAGAIAVFGPGTKVSKSAIQVLEILIDLAKK; encoded by the coding sequence ATGAAACCAAATTTCAAAGATATAAATATCAAGTCAACAGAGAAAGCTACCACTGCTGCTGCAGAATGGGAAAAAGCTAATCACATTGAGAAAAACTGGTTGACACCCGAGCTGATACCGGTAAAACCCGTGTACACGGCTGAAGATTTAAAAGGGATGGAGCACTTGGATTATGTTGCCGGAATCCCTCCATATTTACGTGGTCCCTACTCCATGATGTACCCGATGCGTCCTTGGACAATCCGTCAGTATGCCGGATTCTCTACCGCAGAGGAATCAAATGCATTCTATCGTCGTAACTTGGCTGCCGGACAGAAAGGTTTGTCTGTAGCATTCGACTTAGCCACTCACCGCGGATATGACTCAGACCACCCGCGTGTAATCGGTGACGTGGGTAAAGCCGGTGTTGCCGTAGACTCTATCATGGACATGAAGATCTTGTTCGATCAAATTCCATTGGACAAGATGTCTGTATCCATGACGATGAACGGTGCCGTACTTCCTATCTTGGCATTCTATATCGTTGCCGGATTGGAACAAGGTGCTACTCTTGACCAATTACAAGGAACAATCCAGAATGATATCTTGAAAGAGTTCATGGTGCGTAACACTTATATCTACCCGCCGAAGTTCTCTATGAAGATTATCGCTGACATCTTCGAATACACTTCCAAGAATATGCCGAAGTTCAACTCTATCTCTATCTCCGGATACCACATGCAAGAAGCAGGTGCTACCGCCGATATCGAGTTGGCATACACCTTGGCTGACGGTTTGGAATACTTACGTGCCGGGGTTAACGCCGGAATGGACATCGACGCATTCGCACCTCGTTTGTCATTCTTCTGGGCTATCGGTATGAACCACTTCATGGAAATTGCCAAGATGAGAGCCGGACGTTTGTTGTGGGCTAAGATCGTTAAACAATTTAACCCGAAGAACCCGAAATCTTTGGCATTGCGTACACACAGCCAGACTTCAGGTTGGTCATTGACCGAGCAAGATCCGTTCAACAACGTGGGGCGTACTTGTATCGAGGCCATGGGAGCTGCTTTGGGACACACGCAATCTTTGCACACCAACGCATTGGATGAGGCTATCGCTCTTCCGACTGACTTCTCTGCCCGTATCGCTCGTAATACCCAGATCTATATTCAAGATGAAACTACCGTATGTAAATCAATCGACCCGTGGGGAGGTTCTTACTATGTTGAGAGCTTGACTCAAGAATTGGTTGAAAAAGCCTGGGCTCACATCCAAGAAATTGAAAAACTGGGTGGTATGGCAAAAGCTATCGAATCCGGTATTCCAAAATTACGTATCGAAGAAGCAGCCGCTCGTACGCAAGCTCGTATTGACAGTGGCGAACAAACCATCGTGGGTACGAACAAATATCGTTTGGAAAAAGAAGATCCGATCGATATTCTTGAAGTGGACAACACGGCAGTACGTGAAGCCCAGATCCGTCGTTTGCACGAATTGAAAGCCAACCGTAACCAAGCCGAGGTGGATGCCGCATTGGATGCGATCACTCGTTGTGCTGAAACCGGCGAGGGCAATCTGTTGGAATTGGCCGTAGACGCAGCCAAGAAGAGAGCCTCTTTGGGAGAAATCTCTTATGCATGTGAAAAAGTTGCAGGACGTTATAAAGCAGTTATCAGAACCGTGAGCGGAGTATATTCAAGTATTGCCAAGGAAGACGAAGACTTCCAGAAAGCCAAAAAACTGGCAGACCAGTTTGCAGAAATGACAGGACGTCGTCCGCGTATCATGATCGCTAAAATGGGTCAAGACGGACACGACCGAGGTGCTAAAGTTGTTGCTACGGGTTACGCAGACCTTGGTTTCGACGTGGATATGGGACCGTTGTTCCAAACCCCGGAAGAAACCGCTAAACAAGCCGTTGAAAACGACGTTCATGTTGTCGGAGTATCTTCTCTAGCAGCCGGTCATAAAACGCTTGTACCTGCCGTTATCGCAGAATTGAAAAAATTGGGACGTGAAGACATCCTCGTTTACGTGGGTGGTGTTATTCCTCACCAAGACTACCAATTCTTGTTCGATGCGGGTGCTATCGCCGTATTCGGTCCCGGTACCAAAGTATCCAAGAGTGCAATCCAAGTTCTCGAAATTTTGATTGACTTGGCTAAGAAATAA
- a CDS encoding glycosyltransferase family protein gives MKYLFIVQGEGRGHLTQAISLSQMLRRHGHEVVEVLVGKSSNREIPAFFLEKIGAKVKTFTSPSFCYGKDHKKVKLTKSILLNITVKKLREYSKSVNLIHRHIQKTEPDVVINFYEILAGLMNLRFREHVPFVCIAHQFLMKHPDFQYGNGTGREEMLLRLNNTLCSIGATKTLALSFYPLKDFYRERMAVVPPLLREEVLQADPRDKGYILGYMLNPGYADEVKEWHKSHPDQEAHFFWDKKTAPPVFRVNDRLTFHRINDVKFLEYMQGCSGYVTTAGFESVCEAMYLGKPVMMIPTHVEQEINAADAVGAGAGIESTTFDVSRLVEYIPSHNADSGVFRAWVQSAEELFIRHLTTLV, from the coding sequence ATGAAGTATTTATTTATCGTTCAAGGAGAGGGAAGGGGCCATCTGACACAGGCCATTTCGCTCTCGCAAATGTTACGTCGCCATGGTCATGAGGTCGTGGAAGTGCTGGTTGGGAAAAGCAGTAACCGGGAGATTCCCGCTTTCTTTTTGGAGAAAATTGGGGCAAAGGTAAAGACTTTTACCAGCCCGAGTTTTTGTTATGGGAAAGATCACAAGAAGGTGAAACTGACAAAAAGTATATTACTTAATATCACGGTGAAGAAATTGCGGGAATATAGTAAAAGCGTGAATCTGATCCATCGTCACATTCAAAAGACGGAGCCGGATGTGGTAATTAACTTTTACGAGATTTTGGCCGGGCTGATGAACCTGCGTTTCCGGGAACATGTTCCTTTTGTCTGTATCGCTCACCAGTTTCTGATGAAACATCCTGACTTCCAATACGGGAACGGGACCGGAAGAGAAGAAATGTTATTGCGTCTGAATAACACGTTGTGTAGTATCGGGGCGACGAAAACATTGGCTCTTTCATTCTATCCCTTAAAGGATTTTTACCGGGAGAGAATGGCCGTCGTACCGCCACTTTTACGGGAAGAGGTGTTACAAGCTGACCCGCGGGATAAGGGATATATTTTAGGGTATATGCTGAATCCCGGGTATGCCGATGAGGTAAAAGAGTGGCATAAATCCCATCCCGATCAGGAGGCTCACTTCTTTTGGGACAAGAAAACTGCTCCTCCGGTTTTTCGGGTAAACGATCGTTTAACTTTCCACCGGATTAATGATGTCAAGTTTCTAGAATACATGCAAGGCTGTTCGGGGTATGTCACGACCGCCGGGTTTGAATCCGTCTGCGAGGCGATGTATCTGGGAAAGCCGGTCATGATGATTCCTACCCACGTGGAACAGGAAATCAATGCTGCCGATGCAGTTGGAGCCGGGGCGGGAATCGAGAGTACGACTTTCGATGTTTCCCGCCTCGTGGAATATATTCCGAGCCATAATGCAGATTCAGGGGTTTTTCGAGCTTGGGTACAATCTGCTGAAGAGTTGTTTATCCGGCATTTGACGACGCTGGTGTAG
- a CDS encoding UDP-2,3-diacylglucosamine diphosphatase — protein sequence MPKKQQHYKTIVLSDIHLGSKWSKTKEVTRFLKQHSCDTLVLCGDIIDGWSLMRGKNSKWRRRHTNFIKVLLDISHDTKIIYVRGNHDDFLDRVIPLTFSNISVVKDYIYTSGDKRYYVLHGDVFDKVTSSMSWLAKVGDVGYSFLLWANKIYNRRRLKKGLPYYSIAREIKLKVKASVSYISDFEKHIVDIAGKKGCQGVICGHIHYPEKKMIGNVLYLNSGDWMESLSALTEDYDGNWNVYIEEKALTEVRDSESETVLHTGLAV from the coding sequence ATGCCTAAGAAACAGCAACATTACAAAACAATCGTTCTTTCGGACATTCACCTCGGTTCTAAATGGTCGAAGACGAAAGAGGTTACCCGTTTTTTAAAACAACACTCTTGCGATACCCTTGTCTTATGTGGTGATATTATCGACGGGTGGTCGCTTATGCGAGGGAAAAACAGTAAATGGCGGCGGCGCCACACGAATTTTATCAAGGTGTTACTGGACATCTCTCATGACACGAAGATTATTTACGTGCGGGGAAATCATGATGATTTCTTGGATCGAGTGATCCCCTTGACCTTCTCGAATATTTCCGTGGTGAAGGATTACATCTACACGAGTGGGGATAAACGTTATTACGTGCTACATGGGGACGTGTTTGATAAAGTGACTTCTTCCATGAGTTGGTTGGCGAAAGTCGGGGATGTGGGATATTCTTTCTTGTTGTGGGCGAACAAGATTTACAATCGCCGTCGATTGAAGAAAGGTTTGCCCTATTATTCGATTGCCCGGGAAATCAAGTTGAAAGTGAAAGCTTCGGTTTCATATATCAGTGATTTCGAAAAACACATCGTGGATATTGCCGGGAAGAAAGGTTGTCAAGGGGTGATTTGCGGGCATATCCACTATCCGGAGAAGAAGATGATCGGGAACGTGCTTTACTTGAATTCGGGAGACTGGATGGAATCTCTCTCTGCCTTGACCGAGGATTACGATGGAAACTGGAACGTGTATATCGAAGAAAAGGCTTTGACAGAGGTACGAGATTCGGAATCTGAAACTGTATTACACACGGGATTAGCGGTATGA
- a CDS encoding Rpn family recombination-promoting nuclease/putative transposase, with protein MDKYIRFDWAVKRLLRNKANFGVLEGLLTVLLNRPIQILDILESESNQQDDNDKFNRVDIKARDSEDEIIIVEVQVTRELYFLERILYGAAKAIIEHIELGELYSEVKKIYSISILYFDIGKGDDYLYHGQNTFTGVHTGDHLQVTMKERDALVRRLPSEIFPEYFLIRVNEFDKVAVTPLEEWLDYLKNDHIRPDTTTPGLKEAREKLVYYDMDPSERAAYDRHVDAIMIQNDVLGTAKFEGLVEGRAEGRAEGRTEGILEVARNMKKMGISVETIIRSTGLRPEEVEQL; from the coding sequence ATGGATAAATACATTCGATTTGACTGGGCCGTGAAACGCTTGTTGCGCAACAAGGCTAATTTCGGGGTGCTGGAAGGCTTGCTGACAGTTTTACTGAATCGCCCGATACAGATTCTTGACATATTGGAAAGCGAGAGCAATCAACAGGACGACAATGACAAGTTTAATCGTGTGGACATCAAGGCTCGGGATAGCGAGGACGAGATCATTATCGTGGAAGTTCAGGTGACGCGGGAATTATATTTCTTGGAACGAATTCTTTACGGTGCGGCCAAGGCCATTATCGAGCATATAGAACTGGGAGAACTTTACTCGGAAGTGAAGAAAATTTATTCTATCAGTATTCTCTATTTCGATATCGGTAAAGGTGATGATTACTTGTATCACGGCCAGAACACGTTCACGGGAGTTCACACCGGCGACCACTTACAGGTAACAATGAAAGAACGTGATGCCTTGGTTCGTCGTCTTCCCTCCGAGATATTTCCCGAATATTTTTTAATCCGAGTGAACGAATTTGACAAGGTGGCTGTAACCCCGCTTGAAGAGTGGCTGGATTATTTGAAAAACGATCACATCCGTCCGGACACGACCACACCGGGATTAAAAGAGGCAAGAGAAAAACTGGTTTACTATGATATGGATCCAAGTGAGCGGGCCGCTTATGATCGTCATGTGGATGCGATCATGATCCAGAACGACGTGTTGGGAACGGCTAAATTCGAGGGACTGGTAGAAGGTCGAGCAGAAGGTCGGGCAGAAGGCCGTACAGAAGGTATTCTTGAAGTTGCTCGAAACATGAAAAAGATGGGAATATCCGTGGAAACAATTATTCGAAGTACGGGATTGCGACCCGAGGAGGTCGAACAGTTATAG